AACGGATGCTGAAGAAAAAATAACAATCCGCTGGTGGGATGGACGCCGTCATTTCGCACGACGGCGTAAAATGGCGCGCCCACTATGCGGTGTTCTTGACCGGGATCGACCTCAAAAAGCACGTCTTGACTCGGCTCTTGGTCGCGGATGGTTTTGAGGTCTTGCGGCGCAAAGATGCGGTCGGTTCCGGCTGTTACCGGCGTGGGGCCGATAGGGAATTCGATGCGACTGACTTTTTCGACGCCTTCGCCGTCGGCGTAACAAAAACAATTGAGAATGGGGAAGGTGCTGGAAAATAAATACCGGATGGTTATCTTGAGGCCGGAGCCGTCATTGGCGGCGCCGCTCAGGCTCACATCATGAAAATCGTCGGTCTCAGTCGAACGTACCATATAAAAATTTTGCTCAAATAGAATGCCCGCATCGCCTTTGACGCCGAGTTGATAGAGTTGTTCTCCGCCGTCACGATTGACCGCGACGGCGCCGCTGCCCAAGGCCGAGTCCATCGCCCAGATGACGCCCGTCACTTTGTCGACGATGGTGAGACATCCACTCGGCGTCTTGATGACGACTTGCAGACATTGATTATCGAGAACAATTTCGCCCTCAACAGGTTTCGATGGTTTCATAATGGTATAAACGGTTTTGTATGGATTATCAGAACGCTGTTTCAGTTATTATAGGTGATAAAAATATATTGGAGCACAGCGCTGCTTCATAGTTTCTAAATTGACATACTATTGAACTAATTGATTGAACGTACTATGAATTAACAATGCGAAAACACATCCCCTCTCCCTCTGGGAGAGGGTTAGGGTGAGGGAAAATGAATGAGAATAAACTCAATCCTGAAATTTTAGAATTTGCCAGGAAGTTAAGACAAGATCAAACTTCAGTAGAAAATTCACTATGGCGAATACTCCGAAATCGTACTTTACTAAACGCCAAGTTCAGACGCCAACATCCCATCCCGCCTTATATCGTCGACTTTTATTGTCATGAAGCGAGACTCGTTGTTGAATTAGACGGTGGTCAGCATAATTCCTTCAAAGAGATTGAATATGACAAATCACGAGACGAATTTTTGAGCGAAAAGGGAATCGCTGTTTTGCGGTTTTAGAACCGTGAACTAAGTGATTCTCCTGAGAGTGTAATCGAAGCGATAGTTCATGCCCTCACCCCAACCCTCTCCCAAAGGGAGAGGGAGTCGGCCGCGATTCTTCTCAGGCAAAAAATTTAGCGCAAGTCAAAGCGTAGATATCTCACCTTTTTCGATCCCCCCTGGCGCTTTCAGCGCCGTCCCCCCTTAAAAAG
This sequence is a window from Candidatus Hinthialibacter antarcticus. Protein-coding genes within it:
- a CDS encoding endonuclease domain-containing protein, producing the protein MNENKLNPEILEFARKLRQDQTSVENSLWRILRNRTLLNAKFRRQHPIPPYIVDFYCHEARLVVELDGGQHNSFKEIEYDKSRDEFLSEKGIAVLRF